In Parabacteroides timonensis, the genomic stretch ACGCCGCATGAAATAACCACATCATTACGCATATTGACAGCATTCGCGATCAGCATGGAACTGTTGATTTTCTTTCCTTGTTTATATTGGTAAGTAGACAACAAAAGTTTACCGACAATAGAAAAGACCGTAACATAGATGGCAATAGCCGATGGAATCTCTTTCGTTTCATCCGAAAAGATACTTTCAACCGACGATACCAACATCTGTGCGCCTGCATAAAAGATCACCAACGAAAGCACCTTTGTAGCAATGCTCTCCGCTTTCTCATAACCGAACACATACTTCTTGGAAGGCGGCCTGTTCATCAAACGTGCCGTAAAGATCATGACAACAGATATAACCACGTCGGTTGCCGAATCAATACCATCTCCTATTACAGCCAAACTCCCCGACAACAAGCCGACAACAATTTTGGATACGGACAGTATCGCGTTGCCTATCGTACTTACCCATGAAGTTCTTATCAAGATTTTCTCTCGTGACATATTATTATTGTGAAAATAAGTGGTAAAAGTAATCATTTTTAATGATCGCACAAGGATCCCCAGACTATACTAACACCGGCAAACAAATATCTGTTTCTCCGAATCATCATTAAATGCTTCCCCGTCAAATCCTCCGTATTTGTGAATAATATTAAAACCGTTCCATTCCAAATATGAATCCAATTCTTGCGGAAAAAACATTCTCATATCCAGATTTTGAATCGAATTGAACTTGCCATTAATAAAGTAATGCCATTCGATTCGATTGATCTGAGTCGTATTTTCATATCGCATTGTCTGCTTTATCAATACTTCTCTTCCATCGTCTGTTGTATAAGCAGCAATTTCCATCGGTTCTTTTTCGCCTTCTACGATATAACGAATATTCGGATTAAAGCAATCCAACAGAAATAAACCTCCGTCTTTGAGATGATTTTTAACGACACTGAATGCCTTAAATAAATCTTCATTTTTATATAAATGATGGATTGAATTAAATGGAATAAAAATAAGGTCGTATTTTTCCTGTAAATTCAAAGTCCTGATATCTGCTTCAATAAAAGGAATTTCCAATCCTGCTTCGGATGCTTTAATCTTTGCCTGGTCAAGCATTGAAGAAGTATAATCAACCCCGGTAATATCATACCCGTCCTGTGCTATTGGAACAGTAAGTCTGCCTGTGCCGCAACAAAGTTCGAGTATTCGGGTATCCTTACCTTTCAGCAGCCACCGTTTATAAAATTGCAAATCAGTCAGACCGGTATTCATGCCATCATAAATATTTGCATCATAAATTAAATCACCAACTTTATAATCACTATTCATTTATGTCCTCCAAGATTTATTGTTTTATGTTTTATCGATTTGACTTAAGCGATTGTAATTTTACAGTGCTGTA encodes the following:
- a CDS encoding cation diffusion facilitator family transporter; this translates as MSREKILIRTSWVSTIGNAILSVSKIVVGLLSGSLAVIGDGIDSATDVVISVVMIFTARLMNRPPSKKYVFGYEKAESIATKVLSLVIFYAGAQMLVSSVESIFSDETKEIPSAIAIYVTVFSIVGKLLLSTYQYKQGKKINSSMLIANAVNMRNDVVISCGVLLGLIFTFIFKLPILDSITGLVISLFIIKSSIGIFMDSNVELMDGVKDVNVYNKIFEAVEKVPGAGNPHRVRSRMVGNLYLITLDIEVDPQMTLMRAHEIADEVEKSIEDSIDNVYDILVHVEPAGKCQTDEKFGIDRDMVKQ
- a CDS encoding class I SAM-dependent methyltransferase — its product is MNSDYKVGDLIYDANIYDGMNTGLTDLQFYKRWLLKGKDTRILELCCGTGRLTVPIAQDGYDITGVDYTSSMLDQAKIKASEAGLEIPFIEADIRTLNLQEKYDLIFIPFNSIHHLYKNEDLFKAFSVVKNHLKDGGLFLLDCFNPNIRYIVEGEKEPMEIAAYTTDDGREVLIKQTMRYENTTQINRIEWHYFINGKFNSIQNLDMRMFFPQELDSYLEWNGFNIIHKYGGFDGEAFNDDSEKQIFVCRC